TTTAAACTCATGCAGCAGCGGAAAATTATACAATCGGTCTTATCCTGTTCAAAGGGGGGTAAAACTATACAATCATGGCAGTAGAACAATCTTATTTAAATACATAGCTCTATTTGCCTCAGGCTTCTAACTTCAAGGAACAAAAAACTATACAAGTATCACTGCATTTCAATCATCTTAGCATATGAATCACCAGAGCAGCTTAGCATCTACACTTACAGTAATATTACATCGAAGAGCTGCAAGAAGAAAGGCAAAATCACCAGCGGCGCTTGCTGAGGCGCCACGAGTTTGGCTCACTGTGTCTATCATACAGAGGTTCAATCCTTTCCTGGCGCTTCCGCTTACTGATCTTCATCGGGTCCACAGACCTGTAGAACCTCGGCGCCAGTTCTACTAGCCATCTCGGGTCAATGGCTGTGACCTCCCTCATGTACTCCTTTGTTGTCATGACAATTTCATGGTAAATCACCCACTGGGGCTGCTGGTGAAAGAGGGCGCTGCCGGGGTGGATATACACCAGCTGATTATCAGCAAGGGTCCTGTATCCTCCACGGGGATCCTTCCTTGCAGCGTGGAAGAAGAATCCAGCAGCGAGGGCTTTCCCTATCTTGGTGGAATCATTCCCGGCAGAGACAGTGTCAAGTTTATGCTTATCCATGATCTCAAGAAGCTGTTTGCGCACATCCTGTGCCCTCCTTAGTGACGTTACCTGAATGAAATTTTCGAAGCACCATGGTCCCGAAAACCCCTTTGCCTTCCATGCGTCATACACAGTGAGTAGAGTGATATGATCACCTTCTGGCTGGAAAAAGTTTGATCTTTTCCGGTCTGCTTGAGCTTGCTTCTCTCTTGGCCGATAGAATATGTTCCCAGTTTGAATCATTGCAATGATAGTCAATATTTCATCACTGCATCCAAGGTCCACACTAGCAAGGAGCATTTTTGAAAGTGGTGGTTCCTGTGGAAATTCAGCCATCTTTCTCCCTAGCTTGGTAAGAAAACCCTCTTCGTCTAAGGCACCAACGCTATACAGTTGTTCCATAGCTGAGAGGAGTGCTTGAGATGCTGGTGGGTCCATGAAGTCAAATGATAATAGATCATTTATTCCCAATGCCTTCATATTAAGTACTGTCCATCCCAAGTTGGCCCTCTGGATTTCCGGAGTTGTTGTGGGGGGCATTTCATTGCGATAGGCACTCTCAGTGTATAGACGGTAACACTTACCCGGGCCTGTACGTCCAGCACGACCTGCTCTTTGCTTAGCTGACGCCTGAGATATAGGAGTGATAACCAAAGAATCCAGCCCTAGTTTTGGGTTATACACATTAAGTTTAGCGAAGCCTGGGTCAACAACATAATATATCCCATCTATTGTAATGGATGCTTCTGCAATATTGGTGGCCACAACCACCTTCCTCTTCCCAGGCGGAGCAGGTTCGAAGATCTTTGACTGAACTTCAGCTGGAAGAGCACTGTAGACAGGACAGATTATCAACCCTGGTATGTCGTCACCGAATGCCTTCATCCTCTCATCGAGACGCTCACAAGCATGGTCAATCTCTTCCTGGCCAGTCAAGAACAAGAGGATATCACCTTCGGGTTCAGTCAGATGTATCTGCAATACTGTGATCAGTGCGGCATCCATGTAGTCACTCTCTGGCTGTTTCGTATGTAGTATTTCAACCGGAAACGTTCTTCCAGGAATTGTAAAAATATTGCAGTCAAAAAAATAACCAGAGAACTTCTCAGCATCAAGAGTGGCTGAAGTGACTATTAACCTAAGATCACTTCTCTGGCTGATTAGCTGCTTTAGCAAGCCAAAGAGAATATCAGTGTAGATGGTCCTCTCATGTGCCTCATCAAGCATGACTACAGAATAAGAAGAGAGGTCCCTGTCCACCAAAATCTCTCGCAGGAGCATGCCGTctgtcatgtacttgatgacaGTTTCAGGTCCAGTACGGTCATCAAAGCGTATAGAATAACCAACTTCCTCTCCCAATCGACAACCAAACTCCTCTGCTACCCGCTTTGCGACCGACTCTGCAGCAACTCTGCGAGGCTGAGTACACGCAATTTTCCCCCTTGTAGTATACCCTGCCTCAGCAAGGTACTGTGTAACCTGGGTTGTTTTTCCTGAGCCCGTCTCACCTATAACCACCAAAACTTGGTTCTCATGAACAGCTTTGATCAGCTCCTTCTTGAGCCTGTATATGGGAAGGCTCTGTCTCTGCTCCTGAATCGAAAGCCTTGACCTCTGCCCATATGTCCCAGCCTTCCCATACGTCACCTTCCATTCTGGCACACTCTTTGCTGATAGTCCAGCGCCTGTCAGCTCCTGCATCAGGTACCGTCCACCTGACATGGGATCCTCCCACGACCGATTAAGATCCTTGGGGATTGCATCAACCATTCCTCTTTGCTCCTGGCTGCGAATATCGCGCCGTTCCTTGACAAGGGCAGACTGCAGTGCTGCTGCTTGGCTCATTGATCCCTCAGGGTTCTTACAAATTCTCACCGGAGATACGTCAACCAAGGACCGCCCTCCTCCCCGCAAGAATGGCGGCACATCCTCGTTGAGTTCGATCTCAAGCTCCTCCTCCACGTCCTCCTGGTAAAGCATCCCCTCACCATCGTCATCGAACAACGGGTAGTCCTTCACATCCAAAAC
This genomic window from Phragmites australis chromosome 7, lpPhrAust1.1, whole genome shotgun sequence contains:
- the LOC133923906 gene encoding probable pre-mRNA-splicing factor ATP-dependent RNA helicase DEAH5, whose translation is MAAGAVGEGMRRLTQLSLVSKVCSELEAHLGVADRVLAEFIVDLGRASASAADFDARLRDHGAELPDYLARSLYAVISAIPDHAPTPAAAAAPRNPTTSRGVSTGRREDKEESAGEPGLYQVRRGRVTRVVDAGCFVRLDGARGREGLVHVFQMPGRRVEVSRGQEVFVKVISVEGSKLGLSMRDVDQDTGRDLLPMRRHHGEHDAPRANPSADRARAAGRRMGISGIFVPDEDEAGPAPRQPVRRMNSPERWEVKQLIASGVLDVKDYPLFDDDGEGMLYQEDVEEELEIELNEDVPPFLRGGGRSLVDVSPVRICKNPEGSMSQAAALQSALVKERRDIRSQEQRGMVDAIPKDLNRSWEDPMSGGRYLMQELTGAGLSAKSVPEWKVTYGKAGTYGQRSRLSIQEQRQSLPIYRLKKELIKAVHENQVLVVIGETGSGKTTQVTQYLAEAGYTTRGKIACTQPRRVAAESVAKRVAEEFGCRLGEEVGYSIRFDDRTGPETVIKYMTDGMLLREILVDRDLSSYSVVMLDEAHERTIYTDILFGLLKQLISQRSDLRLIVTSATLDAEKFSGYFFDCNIFTIPGRTFPVEILHTKQPESDYMDAALITVLQIHLTEPEGDILLFLTGQEEIDHACERLDERMKAFGDDIPGLIICPVYSALPAEVQSKIFEPAPPGKRKVVVATNIAEASITIDGIYYVVDPGFAKLNVYNPKLGLDSLVITPISQASAKQRAGRAGRTGPGKCYRLYTESAYRNEMPPTTTPEIQRANLGWTVLNMKALGINDLLSFDFMDPPASQALLSAMEQLYSVGALDEEGFLTKLGRKMAEFPQEPPLSKMLLASVDLGCSDEILTIIAMIQTGNIFYRPREKQAQADRKRSNFFQPEGDHITLLTVYDAWKAKGFSGPWCFENFIQVTSLRRAQDVRKQLLEIMDKHKLDTVSAGNDSTKIGKALAAGFFFHAARKDPRGGYRTLADNQLVYIHPGSALFHQQPQWVIYHEIVMTTKEYMREVTAIDPRWLVELAPRFYRSVDPMKISKRKRQERIEPLYDRHSEPNSWRLSKRRW